In Flavobacterium sp. N3904, one DNA window encodes the following:
- a CDS encoding exonuclease domain-containing protein — MKKIEYAIVDIETTGGNARGSRITEIAIIIHNGTEVIERYETLVNPQKEIPIAIFALTGINNELVKNAPIFDDISERVLELLTDRIFVAHNVNFDYSFVRHQLEESGFKWTARKLCTVRAARKIKPGLASYSLGRLCNSLNIVLENRHRAGGDAEATAILFALLLKWDEEKVIEQMLKKTAQDQRLPPNLPPDDFNQLPEKPGVYYFYNEFKKVIYVGKAINIKKRVTTHFTGHSVNAQRQNFLRDIHSISFEICATELMALILECTEIKKLWPAYNRALKKYEPKFGLYQYEARNGYKYLGIGKVTKFQSNIEHFSSLYEGINVLQSLARQFEIDYRFCKYDTTTSKGIIQEQQEINLPEIENHNEKVENALEFLKSNKQSFGIIDKGRTEEERSCIWVENGHFYGMGYFSIDEAITEPSDLKHNVTLYKSNKYIMELIYKYVEKNPRKMYFNL; from the coding sequence ATTGCAATTATCATCCATAATGGTACTGAAGTAATAGAACGCTATGAAACATTGGTCAATCCACAAAAAGAAATCCCAATTGCTATTTTTGCGCTAACGGGCATCAATAACGAATTGGTAAAGAATGCACCCATATTTGATGACATTTCCGAAAGAGTTTTAGAATTACTGACAGACCGAATATTTGTAGCTCATAATGTTAATTTCGATTACTCATTCGTTCGGCACCAATTAGAAGAATCGGGCTTTAAGTGGACGGCAAGAAAATTATGTACGGTTCGCGCAGCAAGAAAGATTAAGCCAGGACTAGCATCATACAGCTTAGGCAGACTTTGTAACTCTTTAAATATAGTTTTAGAAAACAGACACCGTGCTGGTGGTGATGCAGAGGCAACAGCTATACTATTTGCACTATTATTAAAATGGGATGAAGAAAAAGTAATAGAACAAATGCTCAAAAAAACAGCACAAGACCAACGTTTACCTCCAAATCTACCTCCTGATGATTTTAATCAATTACCTGAAAAACCTGGTGTTTATTATTTCTATAATGAGTTCAAAAAAGTGATCTACGTAGGTAAAGCAATAAATATAAAAAAACGGGTGACTACACATTTCACTGGTCATAGTGTAAATGCTCAAAGACAAAACTTTTTACGTGACATTCATTCCATTTCATTTGAAATTTGTGCTACCGAACTAATGGCATTAATACTGGAATGTACCGAAATCAAAAAACTTTGGCCAGCATACAATCGAGCATTAAAAAAGTACGAACCCAAATTTGGCTTATACCAATACGAAGCCAGAAATGGATATAAATATCTAGGAATTGGCAAAGTAACAAAGTTCCAATCGAACATAGAGCATTTTAGCAGTTTGTATGAGGGTATAAATGTACTACAAAGCTTGGCAAGACAATTTGAAATTGATTATCGCTTTTGCAAATACGACACCACTACTTCCAAAGGTATAATACAGGAACAGCAGGAAATAAATTTACCTGAAATTGAAAATCATAATGAAAAAGTTGAAAACGCATTGGAGTTTTTAAAAAGCAATAAACAGAGTTTTGGTATAATAGACAAAGGCAGAACTGAAGAAGAACGCAGTTGTATTTGGGTTGAAAACGGACACTTTTACGGGATGGGATATTTTTCAATCGATGAAGCCATAACCGAACCCTCAGACTTAAAACATAACGTCACTTTATACAAAAGCAACAAATACATCATGGAGTTAATCTATAAATATGTAGAGAAAAATCCACGTAAAATGTATTTTAACCTGTAG